A window from Apostichopus japonicus isolate 1M-3 chromosome 2, ASM3797524v1, whole genome shotgun sequence encodes these proteins:
- the LOC139973492 gene encoding deubiquitinase MYSM1-like isoform X2 encodes MMDTPSSSSSTWYKSEPRQYSQIEMPKDLDPESQKLIEKMLREERKYVFGRADRKMVAKQPEKIIPKLRDDKVSHKQRWTEEERKLFLDAVKQYGHRWKKIAEVIGTRTPQQVKSFSRYVSLKGLDGQDQNLVGVPKHLDKGKMPVRAVTRPDENEDKQGNSGEQVKIKSSTESDEDEEIDILNDSEEENSADDANFVAASSDQILTNHGKVSGRQVVGEQPRTADDDEDGEIFVVGTLQSNVEEVDRARSEVGDLKLDDTIPAASKCKEYSEVEMAEAGPKEMEATLSSGKSIDTKVESPLPEQEKITCKESRLDEEEEGEEEDEEEELVNFMDDAVSPEGDRSLFIADKMWSSHENSVSPAQSNQGIILDRNVITEEERLIHGRFFMDYGKRKADNPERYLLIRNTILDKWESSKPRYVTKAVIRNSIGKCDVNSIGSIHDYLEQIGAINYINQEEQKIDISEITEDEKSLNPDFFLPMDRPRTKTPEKYLKIRNFFVNLWESSKPAYISKTIIRGSMRNYGDVTTISRIHKNLEELGLINVGVENPYKNILSKRNKETLTKRKELPTCSAARKSQRSCLKQDKKEEDDIPVPEPKRPKKAPKARYDPFKLLECRHFNESNPAPFAVTIEADALALMDLHAHLSSTEVIGLLGGNYEEHFNQLIIKVAKPCKSLSTGLQCEMDPVSQTEASVQIMSHGHQVVGWYHSHPAFLPNPSVRDVETQAEFQSWFGQGGAPFVGIIISPYQRSDTSMINCLMVKQVEYVADEEYQPFQFDFSTNKENANPGLLVQKSRELMEMFHGHPAPILMNELYNNTCTYLTTTLSSICSHYQSQEHKQIIQEELRRLLLPPERENDDDNERDATVENTSDHDHG; translated from the exons ATGATGGACACTCCATCCAGTTCATCCTCCACATGGTATAAG AGTGAGCCGAGACAATACAGCCAGATTGAAATGCCAAAGGATTTGGATCCAGAAAGTCAGAAACTGATAGAGAAGATGTTGCGAGAAGAAAG GAAGTACGTATTTGGGAGAGCTGATAGGAAGATGGTCGCAAAACAGCCAGAAAAGATCATACCAAAGCT GAGGGATGACAAAGTATCACACAAGCAGCGTTGGACGGAAGAAGAACGGAAGTTGTTTCTGGATGCAGTG AAGCAATACGGACACAGATGGAAGAAAATTGCTGAAGTGATTGGTACCAGAACTCCTCAGCAAGTGAAGAGCTTTTCCAGATACGTATCTTTGAAG GGATTGGACGGTCAAGATCAAAACCTAGTGGGTGTTCCAAAACATCTGGATAAAGGAAAGATGCCGGTAAGAGCGGTCACCAGACCGGATGAGAATGAGGATAAGCAAGGAAACTCTGGTGAGCAGGTGAAGATTAAATCCAGCACAGAGTCAGACGAAGACGAAGAGATAGACATCCTCAACGACTCAGAGGAAGAGAACTCCGCAGACGACGCAAATTTTGTGGCCGCTTCGTCCGATCAAATCTTGACGAACCACGGCAAAGTCTCGGGTCGTCAGGTCGTGGGAGAGCAACCGCGGACAGCGGACGACGATGAAGATGGAGAAATATTCGTGGTTGGCACTCTGCAGTCAAATGTGGAAGAAGTCGACCGGGCAAGGAGTGAGGTAGGAGACCTTAAACTCGACGATACAATTCCAGCCGCTAGCAAGTGCAAAGAGTACAGTGAGGTGGAAATGGCAGAGGCAGGACCCAAAGAAATGGAAGCCACTCTCTCCTCAGGTAAATCTATTGATACTAAGGTAGAGTCACCGTTACCGGAACAAGAGAAAATAACTTGTAAAGAATCGAGATTAGATgaggaagaagaaggagaagaagaagatgaagaagaagagcTCGTTAACTTTATGGATGATGCTGTCAGTCCAGAAGGTGACAGAAGTCTCTTCATTGCAGACAAGATGTGGTCATCTCATGAAAATTCAG TCTCTCCGGCGCAGAGTAATCAAGGGATCATACTGGACAGAAACGTCATCACAGAAGAAGAGAGATTAATTCATGGCAGATTCTTCATGGATTATGGGAAAAGGAAAGCAGACAACCCAGAGAGATACCTACTGATTCGAAACACAATTTTAGACAAGTG GGAAAGTTCCAAACCGAGATACGTGACCAAGGCTGTGATTCGGAATTCCATCGGAAAATGTGACGTGAACAGCATTGGTAGTATCCATGACTACTTGGAGCAGATAGGGGCTATAAACTACATTAATCAAG AGGAACAGAAAATAGACATTTCAGAGATCACAGAAGATGAAAAAAGTCTCAATCCAGACTTTTTCCTACCAATGGATAGGCCAAGAACAAAAACCCCTGAGAAGTACCTGAAAATCAggaatttttttgttaatttatg gGAATCATCAAAGCCTGCTTACATTTCCAAAACAATTATTCGTGGCTCCATGAGAAACTATGGTGATGTCACAACCATATCCCGCATCCACAAGAACCTCGAGGAACTTGGCTTAATAAATGTCGGAGTAG AAAACCCCTACAAGAATATACTTTCAAAAAGGAACAAGGAAACCCTGACAAAGAGGAAAGAATTACCGACATGCAGTGCTGCAAGGAAAAGCCAG CGTTCGTGTTTGAAACAGGACAAGAAGGAAGAAGATGACATACCTGTACCCGAACCCAAGAG ACCGAAGAAGGCTCCAAAAGCCAGATACGATCCTTTCAAACTGCTGGAATGTCGCCATTTTAACGAGAGCAACCCA GCACCATTTGCTGTTACCATCGAAGCTGATGCCCTGGCGCTGATGGATTTG CATGCTCACCTATCGTCAACAGAGGTGATTGGTCTGTTAGGGGGTAACTATGAGGAACATTTCAACCAACTGATCATCAAGGTAGCTAAACCTTGCAAAAGCCTCAGTACCGGATTACAGTGTGAGATGGATCCAG TGTCTCAAACAGAGGCCTCTGTACAGATAATGTCTCACGGTCACCAGGTGGTGGGATGGTATCACAGTCATCCAGCATTCCTTCCCAACCCATCCGTCCGGGATGTAGAAACCCAAGCGGAATTCCAG AGCTGGTTCGGCCAGGGCGGGGCTCCGTTTGTCGGGATCATCATCAGTCCATACCAGAGGAGCGACACCTCTATGATCAACTGCCTGATGGTAAAACAAGTGGAATACGTTGCAGACGAAGAAT ATCAACCTTTTCAGTTTGACTTTtcaacaaacaaagaaaatgctAACCCTGGGCTACTTGTCCAAAAGAGCAGAGAGTTGATGGAGATGTTTCACGGTCACCCCGC ACCTATCCTGATGAATGAGCTTTACAATAATACCTGTACTTACCTTACAACG ACCTTGTCATCCATCTGCAGTCATTACCAGAGTCAAGAGCATAAGCAAATCATCCAAGAAGAACTCCGGAGACTTCTGCTTCCACCGGAAAGGGAAAACGACGACGACAATGAGAGGGACGCAACCGTTGAGAACACCTCGGACCATGACCACGGCTGA
- the LOC139973492 gene encoding deubiquitinase MYSM1-like isoform X1, with product MEKDVENEAVDIESIDDSRPTLSMMDTPSSSSSTWYKSEPRQYSQIEMPKDLDPESQKLIEKMLREERKYVFGRADRKMVAKQPEKIIPKLRDDKVSHKQRWTEEERKLFLDAVKQYGHRWKKIAEVIGTRTPQQVKSFSRYVSLKGLDGQDQNLVGVPKHLDKGKMPVRAVTRPDENEDKQGNSGEQVKIKSSTESDEDEEIDILNDSEEENSADDANFVAASSDQILTNHGKVSGRQVVGEQPRTADDDEDGEIFVVGTLQSNVEEVDRARSEVGDLKLDDTIPAASKCKEYSEVEMAEAGPKEMEATLSSGKSIDTKVESPLPEQEKITCKESRLDEEEEGEEEDEEEELVNFMDDAVSPEGDRSLFIADKMWSSHENSVSPAQSNQGIILDRNVITEEERLIHGRFFMDYGKRKADNPERYLLIRNTILDKWESSKPRYVTKAVIRNSIGKCDVNSIGSIHDYLEQIGAINYINQEEQKIDISEITEDEKSLNPDFFLPMDRPRTKTPEKYLKIRNFFVNLWESSKPAYISKTIIRGSMRNYGDVTTISRIHKNLEELGLINVGVENPYKNILSKRNKETLTKRKELPTCSAARKSQRSCLKQDKKEEDDIPVPEPKRPKKAPKARYDPFKLLECRHFNESNPAPFAVTIEADALALMDLHAHLSSTEVIGLLGGNYEEHFNQLIIKVAKPCKSLSTGLQCEMDPVSQTEASVQIMSHGHQVVGWYHSHPAFLPNPSVRDVETQAEFQSWFGQGGAPFVGIIISPYQRSDTSMINCLMVKQVEYVADEEYQPFQFDFSTNKENANPGLLVQKSRELMEMFHGHPAPILMNELYNNTCTYLTTTLSSICSHYQSQEHKQIIQEELRRLLLPPERENDDDNERDATVENTSDHDHG from the exons ATGGAGAAAGACGTAGAAAATGAGGCCGTTGATATAGAAAGCATCGACGATTCTAG GCCAACCCTTAGTATGATGGACACTCCATCCAGTTCATCCTCCACATGGTATAAG AGTGAGCCGAGACAATACAGCCAGATTGAAATGCCAAAGGATTTGGATCCAGAAAGTCAGAAACTGATAGAGAAGATGTTGCGAGAAGAAAG GAAGTACGTATTTGGGAGAGCTGATAGGAAGATGGTCGCAAAACAGCCAGAAAAGATCATACCAAAGCT GAGGGATGACAAAGTATCACACAAGCAGCGTTGGACGGAAGAAGAACGGAAGTTGTTTCTGGATGCAGTG AAGCAATACGGACACAGATGGAAGAAAATTGCTGAAGTGATTGGTACCAGAACTCCTCAGCAAGTGAAGAGCTTTTCCAGATACGTATCTTTGAAG GGATTGGACGGTCAAGATCAAAACCTAGTGGGTGTTCCAAAACATCTGGATAAAGGAAAGATGCCGGTAAGAGCGGTCACCAGACCGGATGAGAATGAGGATAAGCAAGGAAACTCTGGTGAGCAGGTGAAGATTAAATCCAGCACAGAGTCAGACGAAGACGAAGAGATAGACATCCTCAACGACTCAGAGGAAGAGAACTCCGCAGACGACGCAAATTTTGTGGCCGCTTCGTCCGATCAAATCTTGACGAACCACGGCAAAGTCTCGGGTCGTCAGGTCGTGGGAGAGCAACCGCGGACAGCGGACGACGATGAAGATGGAGAAATATTCGTGGTTGGCACTCTGCAGTCAAATGTGGAAGAAGTCGACCGGGCAAGGAGTGAGGTAGGAGACCTTAAACTCGACGATACAATTCCAGCCGCTAGCAAGTGCAAAGAGTACAGTGAGGTGGAAATGGCAGAGGCAGGACCCAAAGAAATGGAAGCCACTCTCTCCTCAGGTAAATCTATTGATACTAAGGTAGAGTCACCGTTACCGGAACAAGAGAAAATAACTTGTAAAGAATCGAGATTAGATgaggaagaagaaggagaagaagaagatgaagaagaagagcTCGTTAACTTTATGGATGATGCTGTCAGTCCAGAAGGTGACAGAAGTCTCTTCATTGCAGACAAGATGTGGTCATCTCATGAAAATTCAG TCTCTCCGGCGCAGAGTAATCAAGGGATCATACTGGACAGAAACGTCATCACAGAAGAAGAGAGATTAATTCATGGCAGATTCTTCATGGATTATGGGAAAAGGAAAGCAGACAACCCAGAGAGATACCTACTGATTCGAAACACAATTTTAGACAAGTG GGAAAGTTCCAAACCGAGATACGTGACCAAGGCTGTGATTCGGAATTCCATCGGAAAATGTGACGTGAACAGCATTGGTAGTATCCATGACTACTTGGAGCAGATAGGGGCTATAAACTACATTAATCAAG AGGAACAGAAAATAGACATTTCAGAGATCACAGAAGATGAAAAAAGTCTCAATCCAGACTTTTTCCTACCAATGGATAGGCCAAGAACAAAAACCCCTGAGAAGTACCTGAAAATCAggaatttttttgttaatttatg gGAATCATCAAAGCCTGCTTACATTTCCAAAACAATTATTCGTGGCTCCATGAGAAACTATGGTGATGTCACAACCATATCCCGCATCCACAAGAACCTCGAGGAACTTGGCTTAATAAATGTCGGAGTAG AAAACCCCTACAAGAATATACTTTCAAAAAGGAACAAGGAAACCCTGACAAAGAGGAAAGAATTACCGACATGCAGTGCTGCAAGGAAAAGCCAG CGTTCGTGTTTGAAACAGGACAAGAAGGAAGAAGATGACATACCTGTACCCGAACCCAAGAG ACCGAAGAAGGCTCCAAAAGCCAGATACGATCCTTTCAAACTGCTGGAATGTCGCCATTTTAACGAGAGCAACCCA GCACCATTTGCTGTTACCATCGAAGCTGATGCCCTGGCGCTGATGGATTTG CATGCTCACCTATCGTCAACAGAGGTGATTGGTCTGTTAGGGGGTAACTATGAGGAACATTTCAACCAACTGATCATCAAGGTAGCTAAACCTTGCAAAAGCCTCAGTACCGGATTACAGTGTGAGATGGATCCAG TGTCTCAAACAGAGGCCTCTGTACAGATAATGTCTCACGGTCACCAGGTGGTGGGATGGTATCACAGTCATCCAGCATTCCTTCCCAACCCATCCGTCCGGGATGTAGAAACCCAAGCGGAATTCCAG AGCTGGTTCGGCCAGGGCGGGGCTCCGTTTGTCGGGATCATCATCAGTCCATACCAGAGGAGCGACACCTCTATGATCAACTGCCTGATGGTAAAACAAGTGGAATACGTTGCAGACGAAGAAT ATCAACCTTTTCAGTTTGACTTTtcaacaaacaaagaaaatgctAACCCTGGGCTACTTGTCCAAAAGAGCAGAGAGTTGATGGAGATGTTTCACGGTCACCCCGC ACCTATCCTGATGAATGAGCTTTACAATAATACCTGTACTTACCTTACAACG ACCTTGTCATCCATCTGCAGTCATTACCAGAGTCAAGAGCATAAGCAAATCATCCAAGAAGAACTCCGGAGACTTCTGCTTCCACCGGAAAGGGAAAACGACGACGACAATGAGAGGGACGCAACCGTTGAGAACACCTCGGACCATGACCACGGCTGA